In Aspergillus flavus chromosome 3, complete sequence, one genomic interval encodes:
- a CDS encoding vacuolar H+-ATPase V1 sector, subunit B (v-type proton ATPase subunit B) — MASEFVDPRMTSVKPRIRYNTIAGINGPLVILDNVKFPRYNEIVSLTLPDGTERSGQVLEARGSRAVVQVFEGTPGIDVKKTKVEFSGHSLKLGVSEDMLGRVFDGSGRAIDKGPKVLAEDYLDINGQPINPYSRVYPEEMISTGISAIDTMNSIARGQKIPIFSASGLPHNEIAAQICRQAGLVGKPTKDVHDGHEENFSIVFAAMGVNMETSRFFTRDFEENGSMERVTLFLNLANDPTIERIITPRLALTTAEYYAYQLEKHVLVIMTDLSAYCDALREVSAAREEVPGRRGYPGYMYTDLSTIYERAGRVEGRNGSITQIPILTMPNDDITHPIPDLTGYITEGQIFIDRQLYNKGVYPPINVLPSLSRLMKSAIGEGRTRKDHSDVSNQLYAKYAIGRDAAAMKAVVGEEALSSEDKLSLEFLEKFEKTFISQSPYESRSIYDSLDIAWNLLRIYPKDLLNRIPKRVLDEFYARSSRKIANKDTRDNSVPEQTQSSTGDLIET, encoded by the exons ATGGCGTCCGAATTCGTTGACCCCAGGATGACTTCCGTCAAGCCTCGTATTCGCTACAATACTATCGCAGGTATTAACGGACCGCTGGTCATCCTGGATAAT GTTAAATTCCCCCGATACAACGAGATTGTATCCTTGACTCTTCCTGATGGTACCGAACGGTCTGGTCAGGTCCTTGAGGCTAGAG GAAGTAGAGCCGTCGTTCAG GTGTTCGAAGGTACTCCCGGTATTGATGTCAAAAAG ACCAAGGTCGAGTTCAGCGGCCACAGCTTAAAGCTGGGTGTCTCGGAGGACATGCTGGGTCGTGTATTCGATGGTTCGGGTCGCGCCATTGATAAGGGTCCCAAGGTGTTGGCGGAGGATTATTTGGATATCAACGGTCAACCTATTAACCCTTACTCGAGA GTGTACCCCGAAGAAATGATCTCCACCGGTATCTCTGCCATCGATACTATGAACTCCATTGCTCGTGGTCAGAAGATTCCCATTTTCTCCGCTTCCGGTCTTCCACACAACGAAATTGCTGCCCAGATTTGTCGCCAGGCTGGCTTGGTCGGCAAGCCGACTAAGGACGTCCACGACGGACACGAAGAGAACTTCTCGATCGTCTTCGCAGCTATGGGTGTCAACATGGAGACTAGCCGTTTCTTCACCCGTGATTTCGAGGAGAACGGCAGTATGGAGCGTGTCACGCTGTTCCTGAACTTGGCTAATGACCCTAC CATTGAACGTATCATTACCCCTCGTCTTGCCCTGACAACCGCCGAATACTACGCTTACCAACTGGAGAAGCACGTTCTGGTTATCATGACTGATCTTTCAGCCTATTGTGATGCTCTTCGTGAAGTCTCCGCTGCCAGAGAAGAAGTACCCGGTCGTCGTGGTTACCCCGGTTACATGTACACTGATTTGTCCACTATCTACGAGCGTGCTGGACGTGTAGAGGGTCGTAACGGGTCTATCACTCAGATTCCTATTCTGACTATGCCTAACGATG ACATCACCCACCCTATTCCCGACTTGACAGGTTACATTACTGAGGGCCAGATCTTCATTGATCGTCAGCTGTACAACAAGGGTGTCTACCCCCCAATTAATGTCCTTCCATCTCTGTCGCGTCTGATGAAGTCTGCCATTGGTGAGGGTCGTACCCGTAAGGACCACTCTGATGTGTCCAACCAGCTGTACGCCAAGTACGCTATTGGACGTGATGCCG CCGCCATGAAGGCAGTCGTCGGTGAGGAAGCCCTGTCCTCCGAAGACAAGCTGTCTCTCGAATTCTTGGAGAAGTTCGAGAAGACCTTCATTAGCCAGTCCCCCTACGAATCGCGCAGTATCTACGACTCCCTAGACATCGCCTGGAACCTGCTCCGCATTTACCCCAAGGACCTCCTCAACCGTATCCCCAAGCGCGTCCTGGACGAATTTTACGCCCGCTCTTCCCGTAAGATCGCCAACAAGGATACAAGGGACAACAGCGTTCCTGAACAAACTCAGTCGTCGACTGGTGATCTCATTGAGACCTAG